The genomic segment CCTGATCGATCCCCTAGGGTCCCGCGCCCGGACAGGCCTCCGAATCGGGCGTCTCCGGATCAAGGCACTGCGGATCAGGCTTCTGCGGTTCAGGCTTCTGCGGTTCAGGCCTCCGGCGGGGAGAAGACCACCATGACGCGCAGGTCCTCGGTGATGTGGTGGAACTTGTGGGCCACCCCGGCCGGCACGTACACGACGCTTCCCCGGCCCACCTGGGTCGTCTCCATGCCGACGGTGATCGACGCGCGCCCGCTGACGACGAGGTACACCTCGTCCTGGCCGTGCGGACTCTGCGGATCGAGGGAGCCGGCGTCCAGCGCGTACAGCCCCACGGACATGTTCCGCTCGCGGATGAACTGCAGGTAGGCGCCGTCGTTGGCGGCTCGTTCCGCTTCCAGCTCGTCGAGCCTGAATGCCTTCATGCGCGGTGCGCCCCTCATGGTCGTCCGGGTTCCCGTAGGGACGGTGTACCCCGTGGTCGGTGTCTGCCACGATCAGACACATGAAGAATTTCGTAGTCAAGACGACCGCCAACGCGGCCGCTCTGGCGGTGGCCATCTGGCTGCTCCAGGACATCACGCTGACCGGCACGGGCACCGGTCGGAAGGTCCTCACCCTCGTCCTGGTCGCGCTCCTCTTCGGCCTGGTCAACTTCCTCGTCAAGCCGGTGGTCAAGCTCCTCACGCTGCCGCTCTTCATCCTCACCCTGGGTCTGATCACCCTGGTCGTCAACGCCCTCATGCTGAAGCTGACCTCGTCGCTGGCCGGAGCGGTCGACCTGAGTTTCCACGTGGACGGCTTCTGGACGGCCGTGCTGGGCGGCCTGATCGTCTCCGTCGTCTCCTGGGCCCTGCACGTCGTCCTCCCCGACGAGGACTGAGACACCCCGACGGGCTTCGCTCCCGGGCTGAGAAAGTGCATACAAGCACCGGCGACGGCCCGGGAAGGAAGCAAGGAGCGCACCATGAGCAGCATCGGCGACGGAACGCGGGCGGTACGGGCGGGTCTCCCCGAGCCGCAGCAGTACGAGCCCACTCTTCCCGGGCCGGTCTTCGCCGCGCACTTCCACCTCTCGGGAGAGCCGGTCGGGCCGTACACCTACGGCCGGGAGACCAACCCGACGTGGACGCACCTGGAGAAGGCCATAGGTGAGCTGGAAGCGCCGGGGGAGGAGGTCGTGACGACCGTCTTCGCCTCCGGCATGGCCGCGATCTCGGCCGTCCTCTTCTCCCAGACCCGCGCGGGCGACATCGTCGTCCTGCCGAACGACGGCTACCAGGCGCTGCCGCTCGTACGGGAGCAGCTGGAGGCGTACGGCGTGGAGGTCCGCACCGCGCCCACCGGCGGCGACGCCCAACTGGCCGCCCTCGAAGGGGCCAAGCTGCTCTGGATCGAGACCCCGTCCAACCCGGGCCTGGACGTCTGCGACGTCCGCAAGCTGGTCGAGGCTGCTCACGCGGGCGGCACCCTGGTGGCCGTCGACAACACCCTCGCGACGCCGATCGGCCAGCGGCCCCTGGAGCTGGGCGCCGACTTCGCGGTGGCCAGCGACACCAAGGGCATGACCGGCCACGGCGACATCCTGCTCGGCCACGTGACCTGCCGCGACGCCGGCCTCGCCGCGGGGGTTCGCCGCTGGCGCAAGGTGGTCGGCGCGATCCCCGGCCCCATGGAGGCCTGGCTCGCGCACCGCTCGCTCGCCACGCTCCAGCTGCGCATCGAGCGCCAGTGCTCCACCGCGCTGACCCT from the Streptomyces sp. NBC_01335 genome contains:
- a CDS encoding cupin domain-containing protein, whose amino-acid sequence is MKAFRLDELEAERAANDGAYLQFIRERNMSVGLYALDAGSLDPQSPHGQDEVYLVVSGRASITVGMETTQVGRGSVVYVPAGVAHKFHHITEDLRVMVVFSPPEA
- a CDS encoding phage holin family protein, yielding MKNFVVKTTANAAALAVAIWLLQDITLTGTGTGRKVLTLVLVALLFGLVNFLVKPVVKLLTLPLFILTLGLITLVVNALMLKLTSSLAGAVDLSFHVDGFWTAVLGGLIVSVVSWALHVVLPDED
- a CDS encoding cystathionine gamma-lyase, which codes for MSSIGDGTRAVRAGLPEPQQYEPTLPGPVFAAHFHLSGEPVGPYTYGRETNPTWTHLEKAIGELEAPGEEVVTTVFASGMAAISAVLFSQTRAGDIVVLPNDGYQALPLVREQLEAYGVEVRTAPTGGDAQLAALEGAKLLWIETPSNPGLDVCDVRKLVEAAHAGGTLVAVDNTLATPIGQRPLELGADFAVASDTKGMTGHGDILLGHVTCRDAGLAAGVRRWRKVVGAIPGPMEAWLAHRSLATLQLRIERQCSTALTLAEALTKRAEVTGLRYPGLPSDPSYPVAVRQMRRFGSVVSFELADRETAERFLEALRLVDDATSFGGLRSTAERRGRWGGDAVSEGFVRFSVGAEDPEDLLADVAQALDAATR